The Lycorma delicatula isolate Av1 chromosome 2, ASM4794821v1, whole genome shotgun sequence DNA window AAGTCCATATCTGAATCAGCAATACGGTGTAAGCAGTATTGTGTAGGAAACAGCAACATTGCGACATTGTGTGCAATACGAAATCAGCAATATTGGTATGGGTGATTGCCGTAACTTTCAGCAAAGTATCTTAATTATTCTCATTTCACTTGGTTTTTATGGGGATCCCTTCCCACCAGTTTACCCAACACAGTGCCCGCAATGGAGATAGGAAATTTCTTTATCGATAAGTTATCAAACTTACTTATTATCAGCCTTTTCTCTCCATCGAATTATTTAAAGAAACGGACTGAAAAgtcttaaattttcttctgatGTAAATCttcaatattcattatttatggttcaaataatgaattttatatgcgCTTATCTTGGGCTCGATTTTcgataatttctgaaattttttcatctatCGTCAATCCATCCATATATCTGTTGAGTGTTCAAAatgtaactacaaaaaaataataataaatcataaaaaaatattaactttactaataataatgatgcataactctttcagtaatttaaaaaataaattattatacacacAGTACCTGATTTTACAACATTAAATCAACGCGCGCGCTCGCGTGTGTGTACATAAAATAAGTGTAAGAAAATTCGTATCCACGGAAGCAAACATGTAAACGGCCTATTTTACTTCAGGTGTTCACTTCAAgcataaattaatctttttcgttaatttaatttttggtactgcaactgattaattaaaattatgttttaacaaacattttaatttaaaaaccaatgaaatactttattaaaataaattttatttcttcattaaaaaaaataaattaaaaattgatttttcatcgtattctctaaaaataaacatatgaaaacaaataaattctcaaaaacatataaaagtaaacatatttagGTTACGTTCTATGCACTAAATGTAAAccaaatggtttattaaatatttatgttataagatattttacttcaaataattgATCAAAAGATGTTTGTACAATAGTCTGGGACAAAAACATGCAGCACCAgacatatattttcatattctgaaaaaataaaataaaatcacttaaaaatagaTCGCAATTTACAAGTgctaatatacaaaatttattgtaaaagaattcAGATTAAGTTAAAGGTTTCCAGATTGctaagtactttttaaaaatgttataaaaataattataaagtattcccgttaataattatttatttttaattaataatttatttttagaattaattaaggAGGTTTTGCATtattacgaatgaaatttatcttttttttatgattaattatattttttttttgtttataattacacctcggaaaaaattaatatgatcttCTAATTTTGACACATTGTGTTGTGTGAACCATTGAATCTCAAACaggttttcatttataaaaggctaaaaaaaatttatgcgtCATTTTGATTGTTGTTTTTAAGATCGTTAAACTAATGggctaatttctttaaaattttcatcattttatttactttatgattCTAGCGCAAGATTTTGGTTTCGAAAGGGTATTCCCTTTCTGAAAAACTTGATTTATTCTACaacagtacaaaaaattattattaatatttatttaattattatttgcttaaaaaacAGTCCCTGCATTACTAAACTAAGGAACAAtctttaataaaaggaaaaaagttcatccaaaagtttttatttaccaaataataaatGGTTGAtatatactaaaacaaaaatcttacgATTTTAATCTTTAACAGGATTTCCAATATCTTTCACCTGAAAAATCAAgcaatcttttcttcttttagcGCTATAAACGTTTCTCAAAAACTATGACAACAACGTAATAATTATGtactcaatgaaaataaaaaggtaatattttgacTGTTGTGAAGGATAATTTGTCGTTCAAAACAGTGAATCATTCAATCCATCCTATGAAAATGTATGTGTTGAGTGTTCAAAatgtaactacaaaaaaataataataaatcataaaaaaatattaactttaataatgatacataactcttacagtaatttaaaaaaataaattattatacacacAGTACCTGATTTTACAACATTAAACCAACGCGCAGCGcgcgtgtttgtgtgtatataaataagtgTAAGAAAGTACGTATCCACGGAAGTAAACATGCAAACGGCCTGTTTTATTTtaggtataatatttaattaccatTTCAAATAGTACTTTATTTCGGTAACTACAAGATATATCTgcaacaaaaatttcagtatattttatgaTTTGCTCTATCTAATTCTGttgttattattcaatataattatagGAACGGACGGTAGAATGGTTTTAACATATCAACTAGTTTAggcatagttttaaaatttaaatagagctgataaaatagaaaaagataaatattctTCAAGAccatgaataaacaaaaaagatgttGAACGTTGGCATTAGGAGTCTGAAGATATCAATCAGGCACCATTCTTCGAAGCTTAGCATTCCTAAATCCACTATGGATAATACTCTACGGAAGCTTTACtattatacagataaaaaattcaactacGAGACGAAAAAATCCGATTACATCTCAAACTTCTTGAGTTTTTAATTGTTACCaaacaaaataaacgaaaataaacgataataaaatcTCTTCAATCGTATTATTTTGCCaaacaaaaaccataataaaatctCTTCAAtcgtattattttcaaatatgaagAATCCTTTTATGTACATAGTTGCATAAATAGTCGTTAAATGTTAAGAATGAGTCGAGTGTGGATACTCTTTCTGAGAGGACGTGTATATTGAGCTCTACGTCTTGTGTAATTTTGGTTTGGTTTTTCggataattttctgatttttatattcGGGACTCAAAGTGGTATGGTTAACGGACATGATTGTTAATTTTCAAGAGATCTGGTTAAggacttacttttttattaaggtttttagTGAAATGGCTAAATAAGCGAATACAAGGaaactttttagttattttttggtgGCACACAGTGTTTAAGTGAAATATTGTGGTTACTAATTAGTAAGGACATAAGAAGAGGTGAAAACAGATTACCTATAGTGAGtacaaactgtttttttacagaaataattactaGTTTTGAGGTTATAATATAGCTCATAATAGTGAAATATTATAAGTCGAATAGACAGGACAGTACTAGCAGAATTCTAAGTTGTAAACAACCacttagaatatttttcaatacgagtcgtataatattatgaaattattctaAGTCCTGAGAGACGATTAATAGGGGTTATAGCCAAGAGTTAAAGCCTAGTTTCTGTGAACATACTCTTGGCTACGCCAAGAGTATGTTCACAGAAGCTAGGCGGACATTAAATCAGCTAATCAAGACCAGCAAGAAACGGTGCTGGAAAGAGATATGCGGGGAGCTCAACTCGGACCCGTGGGGAAGGGCATATGAGATAGTTACTGGTAAACTGAGAAGACCCCTCCTTACGGCGGAGACCGCTGTGGAACAGCTAAACAGGCTTTTTCCGCTACCTGAATCGGACCCTCTGGAATTGGTGAATTGCGATGCCGGTCGTTTCACGCAGCAAGAAGTTGCCTTGGCTGTGTCAAGACTTAAGGAAAAAAAGAGCCCAGGACCTGATGGCATTCCTGCCGCGATTCTCAAGGGACCTTTTAAAAGGGTCCCTTGGGAGATAACAGATGCGGCTAATTTTGGTGCCCAAAATAAGATGTTTCCTAAGTGCTGGAAATCCTCGAGGACGGTGTTTCTACCAAAAAATACTGTTGGTTCTTCTGAGATTGGATACCGTCCGCTCTGCCTCATTAACAGAATGGGCAAAGTGGCGGAACGACTTATTGCAAACAGGTTAATACAAGAACTGAATGACAGCGACGGGCTACATAAgaatcagtatggttttattaaaggaaattccGCCCTGGATGccatgaacaaaataattaaatgggcTATTAAAGTAAAAAGCGGAACAGGCGGACCAGAAAAATACCGTTATTAATAACTCTAGACATTAAGAACGCTTTCGGTTCTGTCAGATAGGCTACGATTATTACAGCACTCAACAAAAGAAATGTAAGGGCTGGTCTTCGGAGACAGATTACTGAGTATCTCTCAGACAGATGGACAAGGGTAAACACGTGGGAGGATACACTGAATTATCAAATCCACGGTGGTGTCCCTCAAGGATCAGTCCTGGGACCACTTTTGTGGCTAATTGCTTTCGACGACGTACTGCGATTGCAGATGCCAGCCGGGACTGAGGTTTTCGCATACGCTGATGACGTAACTATCATGGTCAACGCCAAGACTGAGCTAGAACTTGAgacctctggtaatagagcactcGAAACTGTATGCGATTGGCTCACTGAACATGGACTGGCATTATCTCTGGTCAAATGCGAGTACATAATGATTGCGGGCAGAAGAAATATTCGAGACCTCGACTTGTGGATTGGAGAACATAGATTAAGAAGGGTGGCACATACTAAATATCTTGGCCTAATAATAGATAAGTCcttaaattttggtttacatGTCGCTGAGAGATGTAAATCTGTTGTAAAAACTCTCAAAGCCATATTGATATTAATGACTGGACGTGAAGCACCACGATCATCTAAACGTAGGATTTTAGTCTCCGCATGCACCTCGGCTTTATTGTTTGCTGCACCTGTTTGGTATAGAGCCATATTCACGCAAAGGAATGCTAAACTATGCTAAATGCTAAATTGTCTCTTTATGAAAGCTACGACCGCGAGTAGGCGTTACGAGATcggactgggaatgtaaagaccgagacccggcttcgtagttggtggttgggaacgacatagtcgggcctggcctaccttctgcggggttagaggcaggcaacatcaaaagaccgagacccggttcccgggactggggctggggacggcatagccggactcggttcctgccctgggaatttgaggcaggcaatgtaaagaaaacaaaaagaaaagatccgaccggggggctgacctaccgtgccggacatacagccggtgggtggggaggcctcctttgagtaaaaggacacttcctcgggctgcgtatacttaattggataaccggcccgagggagtagggaaaaaaaatgttaagaatgaAGGCTGAGAAACTTAGCTGAGAAATTTAATCGATCAAAGATTTTGTAGGAGTGAAGTTTTGATATTACACAGAAACGTTTTTGTTTGCAGATAAAATCACCACGGCTACTAGTCACTaagatttactttataaataatagataataaaggtattagatatgtaaattatttgatcaataataaaaaagtcgtaagaaaatcaaataaaaagggGGATTTATATGacgtaataattgaataaaaaataaaaattttagattaccgtaaacagataaaaaattaatgaaaattttgaaatttaaaaaactataaatacaattgaaaatattcactttttacttcgttttacgaagtaaaaatacacaatactattaggaagtattgtgatcgcgaaaaatttcggttttcagacttcaacagaaatatccattttgaccatctctgagtccattttgactagtttcggcgttacgtctgtacgAACGTTTCGGTGATACgtctgtatg harbors:
- the LOC142319976 gene encoding uncharacterized protein LOC142319976, which encodes MVNAKTELELETSGNRALETVCDWLTEHGLALSLVKCEYIMIAGRRNIRDLDLWIGEHRLRRVAHTKYLGLIIDKSLNFGLHVAERCKSVVKTLKAILILMTGREAPRSSKRRILVSACTSALLFAAPVWYRAIFTQRNAKLC